The genomic region attgttaaaagtgcaactttaatcattttattatatttctagAGCATTTTATGGAGCCATTATTTGAAAAGCAGTGCATGCTTTTGTATTCTAGGTTCATCTTGAGATGCCCACAATAAAGCATATAATGCTTCACCCTTTTAAACTTTGGAATTTTTAGGGTATGATTAATCATTTGTCATTGTGTTATTGTCTCCCTTGCACTGTCcacttgagaaaacaaaaaaaagagaaaaagaaaaaaaaaactatggGGGAAGCCACTGAAGTGATGCCATTATCTGCCCATGTTGCTAGTTTCTGTTCACTTTGACATTGTAATGGGTCCTAGGCAATGCATTTGCTCGTCCTGTAGATTCATATTGATACTATTGAAGACCCGAAGAATGAGCTAGTTACCAGGTTTAGCTTGAGGGAGGTTGAAACTCAATAGATTGCTTTCATTTATGAGTTCAATCTTTAGTTCTGGTCTGACAAAAGGAATGTTGAAGGTGCAATAATTTAGATActagtaattaagaaagttctCTACTTGACATCTAATTGTAGATCAAAAACCACATACATGCTAGATCACTGCTAAAGGTGAGCTGTAAGGATGCTTGATAGTATTATGTTGCTAGCAGGTGGTCCTTCAAGCCAACTCGAATGCAACTTTGCCTTTGCTACCTGAATAGAGCCTTTCCCTACTGATATTATTATGGCATGCAATAGTAATGGTTGGCAAAGATGCTTATCGCTTTTTCTTTGGATGATGCTCTTCATTTgcatttttgaaaataaagaatctaGAAAGGGATTTGTTTAGCGGTTAAACCATAAATAGAAAGTTTTATAATGCTATTTGCAGCTGCATTAACCCATCAAATCACTTTTGGGGACTGCAGTTCTTTTGACTACATTTCACTATTCAGCCATATGCTGATTATCAAGGCCAGTTTTCTTTGACTCCACcaaaaagatgaagaaatataccattctCTGAGAACCTGTTCCAAGGAAAAAGTGGAGATGTGGTTAACGGAAAATATCCCAGGATGCTTTTAGATTGCTCTCTAAAGAATCTGCTTTTAGGACCATTTTGCTGGCCTTTTCACATGGGTTCTAACATTAATAATCAGTTTTAACCTAATTTTCTACCAAATCAATTTCTCCATTTAAAACTAGACACATGCCgtgtaattcttttttcacGTGACTGAGAAACATAACTTTTAACATTGTTATACATGTATTTGCCTGAATATCCTGTCTTATTGCGTACCCATTTTCCTGATTGTGTTTTGTGTATGTATTGTTAAGAACATGTTTTTGTACTCTGTATGTTCGTATTCAATTTCGGATGTTTAATTATGATACTTGAAACATGGCAATTTCCAGCACTGCTGGAGGGACAACTACAAGCACAACGCCAACGACCACAAACAACAATCCAAATTCGCCAACAACGCCAATGCCTACTACACCAGCCACTCCTGCTGGACTGAATCCAGGAGTGACTCCACCTCTACCCCCGGATAGTTCCAAAGCTTCTTTTGGGTTTATGGCAGGAACAATCTTAATGTCTATCTCCCTTCTGTTAGTTCTCTCCTTTACTTTATGATTCATGTCAGTCTCTTAAAGCTAGATACATTTCCCTCACCGAAAGGAAGAGGCTTATACAGTTTTGTTAGAAAGTGGGTGCCCTATCTGTTGCTACCATCTAGCTTTGTGTAGTATTTGGTCTTTAGCCTGTCTTTTATGTGGAAGCTGTTAATGACAAATTGAATGGTAGAAGACTTGGTTGTTATCATTTAGTAGGCAAGAAGTTGCAGTAGCTGCCTCTGTGTTGTAATCCAATCTTTGTAGGTCcgaaaattcaatttaaatgtTGAGAACTGATTCTTTTAAACtctattattagttaaaattatgAGGCAGGTGGTTAGCCATGACCCTCTCTTGAGGTAAATTTTGTGAAAATTCTCAGCTGATGAATGGCTATCTAAACTGCACTTAACCACATCCACAGTTGCCAGCAGACCAGTAAACAAAAGGGAATTGAGATAAGCTTTAAATAAATGGTAACGCAGATGTATTTCCATATAAGACATATTTAACAAATTGGAAGGGCTGACAAAATATAGGGATGGGAAGAAAGAAGCAAAAAAATGCTTGCTAATTCATTAAGGGTACCAGAACTTACAGTTTAGTTAATGTTCTGTGTTGCCTGTACAAGGGGACCCAATATCAGAAACCGCTAACCTTCGAGGAACGTCTTTAATCACCTTGGATTAATAAGGCACCTCTCAGGTTCCCTTACTATATAAATGATATCGCCAGCGACTTGATAGATGTCTTGATTGCGGTGCCAACTCCATAAAGCATGAGTCTCATTTTTCACCTGTATTGTAAACAAAAGGACGCAAGATGCATGCCCCTTTAGTAGTTAGTTGTCATCCGAACCAAGAATAAATTTGCAGGAGACCAAAGTACACTTGTGCTGAGATTTTCATGCATGTATACACTACCACAGCTTAAAGCACAATGACAATTGACAAGGGTTATCTTGTTCTGTGTTGCTACTAAACAGAACTACTTCCCAGGCATTATCTTGCAGTGCATGAGACTCTGCAATATTAGATTACTTATTGATCTTTGGAGGCTTAGCTCAGGAGGGCATTCATCTTTAACTGATTTGAGGTGAGACAGAGAGCGAAAGAAGGCAGTGCAGTGCTTGATTAGCCTTGCTATATGTTTTGTTAGTTTGcagctttcttcttttcttttgtttcattCTCATTGAATATTTTGcaagttgtttttattttgaaaataagttGCCCCTCTTTGTGCAGGTAGAGCTAGTTAGTATGGAAAGTGCTTCACATAAAATTCAGTTCAgtttttctctcattttgGAAACTAGGCAAAAACTGGAAACTTATGTCTATTTGAAGGATTTTAACAATTTGTTGCTGTatcagagagagagagagagagagagagagagagacaccTCTAGTGTACCATGGCCAAAGCTGCTTTCTCTGAATGCGCTGTACTCAGGCTGCTGATCCCAGCAAAAGTTACCAGCAGCAGGGCCTGATGTAAAATTGAACGCACAGAAGCCACCAATTTCTTCGTCTGGTGTAGCATATGGCTCTGGACAATTATCAGGGTCATCAGCATGAGCAATTGCCAGTGACTCTCGACAACCACCAGTACCCACTGTAATATAAACTGGACCGCATTGATCCAAAGAGTATTTGTATACCCGGTTTGACCTCTCATATGCATGAACCTGTAAATTGTTTTAACATGTACAAATCATCACCTCCTGGAATAAACACTCTTATTCCAGAATACTTACAGATTTAAAACTAAGGCTGcttcttatttatatttcgGGGTGGGATGGTTGCCGAGGCAGAAGTACAGGAAGCAAAAACCAGCAATGAAGGACACAGAAGAGAGAAGTACTCTTACACGTCCATTGAAAACTATGTCAACACCATACATATAAAGCAGGTCCTCCATTTCTACTCTCATACATTCTGCTTCTCTATAATGCGCCCTGAAGGTGCTGTACCAAGGAGGGTACCAAGTAGCCACCAACCAAGGAGTCACACTCCTGTCAACATTATAAAGGTCCCTTTCCAACCATGCGTACTGATCAGCTGTGATTAAGAAATCAAATGCATTTTACGACCGGCACCAAAAAAAGGAATCCATTTTAATGCTAGTTAACAGAGAAAAAAGGGGATATTGATGTTCAAAGGAAGTTGTCTGAGCCAATGCATTGAAGTGATTATACACATATAACTAAATACagattagaaaacaaaaataggATGAGTTCGAGGGGTTTACATGATCTATCATAGGAGATGTAAGCACTGAGCACCACAAAATGTATACCCCCTGCATTGAAGGAATAgtataacatggatgatgaccCACTTTCTTCAGATGGGAATGCAAATCGAGAACTATAAGCAACAAAAACTTCATCTTCAGCCTGTCGCTCTAATTCATGTTTCCCTCCTACCACCATTGTTGGAACATTAGCCACCAGAGGTTGCATGAACCTGCTAACAGTACATTATAGAGCCATTACTAATGTTGATCAGAATGTAGTTTAACAATTTCTCATGATGATCAAAACACTTTCCTGCAGATGTTATTGCTGGCATGCCTGTCTACTCCTTAAAGCAGGCTGTTTCCAAAAATTGTCTTTGTTATTTGTCTAGTCTTATAAAACgacttcaatttctttttgcaGCTAAAGTCATGCACCTAAGATCATTGTGCATGAGCCTCCATATTAAATTGCTAATGGCAGTTAGAAGTAGAAATCTTTAGTCCATAACCAAAAACAGCCATTAGAGcactaataaataaacttcTATCATGACATGAATTACTATTTCTGTTTTAGGTTTGAGCTTCATCAACCTTCCTATCTTTCTAAACCAACTCTTACAGCAAGAACTGCAAATCTATAACTCAAAACATTCTAAAGTGGGTGATTTTGAGGATTAGGATGGAGTTTAGCAGAACAAGTTTGAGTTTGTAAGATGTTGGAGTTTGACCTTTCCCAATAATCCCAACGCGGCTGATAAGTTTCGTGGATGGGAGTTTGTGGAAATGAGCAAGAGTAACAATCAGAACCAGTTCCATTGGAGAGATACGTGTCAGCATAACTTACACCCCCaaccaaaacaaaaagatCAGGATGATTACTGAGCAAGTAATTGAGTGTTGAACTGGTATTGTAAGTAAGACCTAGGTCTCCCACCACTGCTATTCTGCTAGGATAATTCGTGGGACTGGAGACTGGCATAgttctaaaataaaagatagcGCTTGTTGCTGGTATAGAAGGATCTCCACATTGATATTGATACAGTGCACCAGGTTCCAGTCCTGCATACATACATAATAAAGAATATGATGCTAACAACAAAAAGTTTCAGGAAGTCTTTTCTGATGGTTTCGTTGTTCAACAACAACTAAAGGTATTAGATTGAGGAATAATGTGTGACAAGCCAGTTAACAATTCagttttctccttttctctaaaagcaaaataaaccAAATAATTGACTCTTTTATCAAAAGACTACCtattgataaaatatgaaaCAAACTCCTTACGAGCACAAGTGAAGTTCTTGAACAGACTGAGTGTAAATAATACCTGTAAGGCGAACGTGGTGTATGATGCCAGAGGTGTAATTTTGAAGGCCTTCAAAAGGATAAATTTGATCATAGACAAGTGAATAGCCTATTGCTTCATAACTAATTGGTGAGCCCAAGATCCCATATTGAACAACACTAGAAACTGATGAAGGATCTAATGGTGTTATGTCATCGCCAATTTGGAAATCCCCTGTAAacgaattcaagcaaatatgtctATTCAGCCTACTCAAGAAGTAAAATAATCCAACAacctaaaaatttcttttacacGATTCACCATTCTTGTTCTTAACATGATTCCACATGTCTTGTCATTCTTGTTTTCCACTCATTTCAATGAATATCAGACTTATCTGTGATAAATGCACCGACTCAATTTTAGTAAGCAGGCATAAATTTATGCAAATGTTCTTAAAGGCTTCAGTTCCTATATCTACcataaaaacaaagaaattcaTGTAAAATTTCAATCTTGTTATTTGATTGCATGCATCTGCAAGGAAAGTCCATTCTTTGATAAGGGCATCAAATCCATTAATTTGCCAAAACAGAACATTTTCCCATGAAGTTCCAACTAACTTCATGctccaaaacaaaaaaattacaaattgaaaaagaagacaaGGAAACTTTTTTTCCTGCTAAAAGTCTTAAAGCAAAGTACCAACTTCTTATACAATGTTTTAACAGAAAAGAAACTGcatattcaagaaaaagagaaacaagAACATTAACTAAAGAGCAGTAAAGAAACCTGTAACCCAAGAGATCCAAACAGAGTCGTAATTATAAGAGAGGGAGACTGAAATTTGTTGAGGGTCATAACCATTAACATTGTTTTGAAGTTGAGGATAAGTATCAGGCAAGTCTATGGCATTGCCATGGTTGGTCTTGTTGTCAAGGGGAACAGTCACAGGACTAAAGGGACCTTGAAGTGTTGTTGAGAAATTAGCATTAACAATGCATGAGCTCAACAAAGGTAGCAAGAATAGAGGAACTATGACCATTTTTGCGACAAaacccattttctttttcttgggtTTTGTTTCTGCAACTAACCGAAGAAAGTGAAGTCACTAGCTAGTGGCTACTACAGAGAGAGAAAGTTCACGGATTTGGGCACCCAGAATTTTCctctctatatataatattgaatGTGCTTATGTTGTTTCACATGCCACCACCAATTGAGACTTTTGGGGATTCATTACCTATTATTGGCattctcttttgttttatcaaaCTTCATATTAATTGGTAttttttaaggaaaatttTGTTTCCAATGCATGATacttttgtttcatttttcaacttttagaggttttaattctaaaaattaaatgtacaTTTCCTTTTTGCTGCTTATCCTATTTGACagaagaaatgaaaatcacaggtaataaataaataaagtttagATTTTAAAGGCGGATTAAAGAATAAAGTGCTCCTCTAATAAATAACACTTTTCTTGTTATCTAATCACTATTTTCTAAACAGTGGAAGTGATAAAAGaggaaacaaagaaaattaggttagaaaataataaagtttttcttccaattgttgggaatgaaaggaaaaaagattcCTTTTTCTGTCTATGAACTGTAAACAGACAATTTTAtcctaatattttaattatagcaAAAACTATCACAACTCATAAGGGCTGTAACTATAATCTTATTCTTTTACTcggaaaagaagagaaaatactttcataattttctccggccttattttctttccttccaaaCACAGGGTTAAAATTGTTAAACTTGACAAGTAGCGGGAAGATTGAATATGTCCAGGTCGACATTTGAAATTCTTCAATCTCAAGTGCAGTAagactttattttcttgaaaatttaCCTGCACATTCATGGTGCTACTCCAGATCCACCTCATATAATGTTTGTCAGCGACAAAGGCATAGGAAGCCGTTCAAATTTTGCATGCGGCTAATTGGATAGAAAACTGAGATTGTTATTCCATGCATATCAAACTTAATTCAAGGTATCCTCTTCAAGAATATTCAAAACTTCCTTCCTTGTTCGCAATCTCTGACACTCACCTCCTACTCCTACTGAGTGCTGTAAACAAACTAAACATACTGTGAATTACTTCAAGCCggatttgaaaaatattatttattaaattgatcgAGTCGAGTCTTAAATTAGTTTCAAGCTTGATAATTTTGTCCATTAGACCTCGAATTTGGTAGAATTTGTTTAGTTGATTAGCTTGGAAGTGTacttatttattgatttaagctttgtttttctaaaaggttcataaataaatttgtaatcTCGCCTATAAAtagacttttaaaaaaatttatttacaggcttatttattaatttaaatttcaattcaaattaattttagttttaaatttatattatttatatatataatataatactaatatatattattataaatctatattttattatatgatatatatttataatattttatacgataatattaatatttaatattaaaaatacttaatgGACTCGAGTTTGAGCTCGAATATTGTTTACTATAATGagttgaaattgaatttcgtttgtttaatataataaataaatcatttataaACTGAATTTAAATTACTCATgagttgaataattttataattttataataaaaatttataatttaaaaaaatttattaaacaaattcTTAAGCCAATTTTATTTGccacataaaattatatctgtcaatttaaattgaatatttatatattaactaattaaaaataacacaataaaaatatattatgactcataattataatgaagatttataattctataaagtaaatataattcaCTTAAAATTTTcacaaaatattttgattttgtacTCATGTGTTGAATCCTAGTTTCGctgttgtaattaaatttattataaaactttttctgcataaaaaatcaagtaactactttttttaatcttttactcaaaatatttaaatagctTACTACTGAAAATtatctaaagaaaaaaaacacttAATATCATTAcccatttaaatttataatacatataaaaatgcAAATATAGGAGAATTTTCAGAATTATTagttaatcttaaaaaaagtTATGATTCTTACTAATAAATCCgtaattctataaataattaatttcattttaattcaattctaATATGTATCGTAACTTTAcactaattcataaattataattataaaaataaaaagtttaataaagatcttacaaaaaataaaataaaaataataaaatattaatttatgaatttataaacacaattatttcttatattaactttaaaattaatcaaattatttaattacattaaacatatgaaactaaataattattttattgacactcaaatttattcaaagttaataaagcaacacaaaaagaataattatatttaaatatttttaaaattataaaaaatattaatttaaataaatttaatattatattataaaatgtgATATAAATCAATAGTTAAAtgctatttaaaaaaattgatatacataatataaacCTTGTAATAGCCAAATATAATTTTCCTAAAACTGTGAAAAACTAGAAATGGAAATTTGCTGacactattaattaattgataagaaatgtgatatttttaggaaatgagaaaatgaaaagaaagtgCATAGGGTAGGGCACACAAGCTGGAGAAAGGGCTGAAAGCATGAGATTGCAGCCGAAACTCTTCCCCTGCCAATGCCACTGATGGTGATTTTGGAGTTCTTATGCTAAATATTCTTTTGCATCCTTCAATCTAAGGGTGAATGTCTGCAGATTTGGACTTCAAATAATATCTGGAACTAAAACCCCCAAATCTGACCTTGCAAATTCTAAATTCCAATTAAGCTATCTTTGgccaaattgaattaatttagcTGCGGAGACTTGAGTTCTTCAGACCATTTGTTAATTCAAGTCCTTCAGACCATTGTCCTTCCAATTATGTAAGTTCACAAGATACTCAACTTGCACTTATCTAGCAGCTACCTTtgcttgttttttttttttatttattttttgattaagGAGTGCATGTGgcattaatttctttttgcagCAAAAAGTCCCCCAGTGCAAAGGAAGCCCTTAAAGTGTAGAGATTATCTGGTAGACCTCGACTCTCGATTAGGAAAATCTCGGGTTGGTTACTCTCCCATTCTGATTTATTAAATCATTGAAGCCGATAACTTatgatctttttttttgtgcCAGTAAGTATTAGTTGCTACACTAAATCAGATTTCATAGGAAACATTGATTCTCAGGTTTTTATTCAGAATATTGTTGTCAATTGTAGTGTTTTTAAGATTGCATTGAAATGTTTATTAGATATGATTGCTTTTCACTGAAACCGAAATCTTTAATAATAGTCTCTCTTTCTTGTGTAGTTGTTTTATCTGTGACCATTACGTTTGTCTTGAGTTTGCTGTTGCTTTTGCAAACAGTTGTTTATAATCCTATAGGTCTGAGATATTATACTCAGGCCTACAAGAAGCAACAAAGCGATCTTTGTGATGGCTATACTTCCTACTAGATTGTCACTGTTTTTTTTCTGTAATTAGataacaagaaaatataattattagatattCTTCTCTGTATCGAGATGGTTCTGCCCACAAACTGTCTGGAATGGTGAGAAGAGCATTTTCACTACTCCAGATTTCTGTCTTCTTTAAGCCTTAAGCTTAAAAAGGCATGATGGAGTGATTCAATTCAAAGCCTTTCTTGATCTTTGGCATCCACGCTGAAGCAACTTTTGGTCCATTATCCTTCAAAAGACTATCATAGGCCATCTTTAAGCCTTTAAATCCATCTTCTTCCACTTTATATTAGTGATTATCTTGCCTTTTGCACAACCCACTCTCAGTCTAACCTTGTATGTGGAACCCAGTAATCTTTAATGCTTAATCTGGTTTTGTATAGTGATAAAGATGGTATCATTTTAGGGTTGAGTATCAAGTTCTAAAATTTTACCaattttgtattatattatattgtatTATGAGTTAATTTAACAGTTAAAGCTTGCTATTAAAGGTAAAAAAATTAGACGGGGGCCTATCTAATATAAAAGTTAACAGATTTTCTTGTCATAGCAATGATGTTATAATACATATGATTTTAAATGTCTATGATTGATTGACTTGAAACCAATCATGATGGACCTCGAAACCAACCATGTCCTTAGTGAGTTTTGGATTCGTGATTATgctgtttatattttttctatatcgGATATTGGTTTTAGCTATGTAGTAGTGTTCTTGGTGCTGATTGATTATTGGGCTTCTATTGGTGCATATGTtggtttttgttttgatattgTTTTTTAATGGTTTTTGGTGGATGTTTAGGGACAAATGGGGAAAAGGGTGAAGAAAAAGAGTCGTTCACTGCAGAAGGAGAAGAGGGTTTCAACACATTCTCCTAAAGTTGCTCCTCAACAGACCACTCCTAGTGTTGATGTTAATGAGAGAATTACAGTTGCAGTGGTGAAAGAGAGAAAACAATGTGTACACCTTGGCAAggggtttaatttgaataatttaacTGTGAAACTTGGGTCTTCAGATCCTTTAAAGTGTGAGGACTGTCGTGAAGGTGTTGCTGATAGGAGAGGGGCAAAGGGAAAGGGTAAacatggaaaaaagaaaggatcAGTTGATTCAAAATCTGAATCGAAAGCCATTTGGGTTTGTTTAGAATGTGGGCATTTTGCTTGTGGTGGAGTTGGTTTGCCAACAACACCCCAGAGCCATGTTGTTCGGCATGCTAGACAAACCCGCCACCCGTTGATAATCCAATGGGAAAATCCACATCTACGTTGGTGCTTCCCATGTAATACATTAATCCCAGTTGAGATGACAGAGGAAAATGGTGAAAAGAAAGATGCACTACTGGATGTTGTAAATTTGATCAAGACACGATCATCGCAGAGGTCATTGGTGGATGTTGAGGATGTTTGGTTTGGAGGTGGTAGCGTTGCAAGTGAAATCAAAGCAGAAGGCACAATATTGAGCAGCACAGAGGGAAAAAGTGGTTACACCGTAAGAGGCCTGGTTAATCTGGGGAACACTTGCTTCTTCAATTCAGTAATGCAAAATCTATTAGCCATAGATAAGTTGCGGGATTTCTTCTTCAATCAAGATATATCGTTTGGCCCTCTAACCATTGCTTTGAAGAAGCTCTTTACTGAAACAAAACAAGAGACTGGTATAAAGAATGTGATCAGTCCAAGATCCTTTTTTGGATCTATCTGTTCCAAGGCTCCTCAGTTTAGGGGATACCAGCAGCAAGATAGCCACGAATTGTTGCGTTATTTGCTTGATGGTTTGTCTTCCGAAGAGTTGGCTGTGAGAAAACAAGTGAATGCTTCTAAGGAAAATGGGATTTCTTCAAAACATGGCCCTACCTTTGTGGATGTTCTATTTGGGGGCCGAATTTGTAGTACTGTTTCTTGTATTGAATGTGAGTACTCTTCCACTGTGTATGAGCCATTTTTGGATCTTTCACTACCAGTTCCAACCAAGAAACCTGCCACAAAAAAAGCCCAACCAGCTTCTAGatcaaagaaaacaaagttGCCACTAAAGAGAGGGGGAAGGGTTCGAGCAAAAGCTAATAAAGATACAGATGCAGTGCCAGCACAAAGCAGTTCAAACCCCTCAGTTAGCAGCGAGTCTCCATGTCAAACCCTGTCAATCATACCTCATGCAGAAAACTCAATGGCTTCTTCAGGTGATGTTGTAGGATTAGAGTCTGTTTGTTTAACTACTGTAGCTGATAAAAGTGGTTTAGCCTCCCAAAATTTCTCAACTATTCCAGACACTGAGAATGAGCAAGTTACTGAGGGTACAGTGGAGCAGACAACAAATTCATTTGATGACTTCTCATGGATGGATTATCTTGGTCAAGAAACTGTTACGGATGAGCATGATTTGACTTTGCAAAATAAAGATGTTTCGACAAGTCAGTTTTCTGAAAATATC from Ricinus communis isolate WT05 ecotype wild-type chromosome 9, ASM1957865v1, whole genome shotgun sequence harbors:
- the LOC8280654 gene encoding ubiquitin carboxyl-terminal hydrolase 2 isoform X1, whose amino-acid sequence is MGKRVKKKSRSLQKEKRVSTHSPKVAPQQTTPSVDVNERITVAVVKERKQCVHLGKGFNLNNLTVKLGSSDPLKCEDCREGVADRRGAKGKGKHGKKKGSVDSKSESKAIWVCLECGHFACGGVGLPTTPQSHVVRHARQTRHPLIIQWENPHLRWCFPCNTLIPVEMTEENGEKKDALLDVVNLIKTRSSQRSLVDVEDVWFGGGSVASEIKAEGTILSSTEGKSGYTVRGLVNLGNTCFFNSVMQNLLAIDKLRDFFFNQDISFGPLTIALKKLFTETKQETGIKNVISPRSFFGSICSKAPQFRGYQQQDSHELLRYLLDGLSSEELAVRKQVNASKENGISSKHGPTFVDVLFGGRICSTVSCIECEYSSTVYEPFLDLSLPVPTKKPATKKAQPASRSKKTKLPLKRGGRVRAKANKDTDAVPAQSSSNPSVSSESPCQTLSIIPHAENSMASSGDVVGLESVCLTTVADKSGLASQNFSTIPDTENEQVTEGTVEQTTNSFDDFSWMDYLGQETVTDEHDLTLQNKDVSTSQFSENIIPNDDIMESSQVSPVDGEPNLKLESSVNPWEEEVLAQVKSSEVLLLPYKEESVMDGDVMKGQAEASSVVGCGQDEADFDGFGDLFNEPEVSSGPVSGPSLANGTAETGFIAANNSESDPDEVDNSDSPVSVESCLAHFIKPELLSNDNAWECENCSKTLQRQRLEAKKKAKTTVETMIIGGKAQIQSPSSLDKDNLCSIEVKDHNGGINTDTCFNSSGASLVSDDENIDRTNQNYIKTESGQTDELNPIETQGDEQKGEMTVALMEQSLSSSTYKSCSQESFSCPVVGSSSVGEPSSTGYATAKDQMGDSQFSGNCGAKEDEEGTSRKVKVKRDATKRVLVDKAPPILTIHLKRFSQDARGRLSKLNGHVNFGDVLDLRPYMDPRCTDREKYVYRLLGVVEHLGTMRGGHYVAYVRGGQKSKGKAENESGSSVWYHASDAYVREVSLEEVLRCEAYILFYEKI
- the LOC8280654 gene encoding ubiquitin carboxyl-terminal hydrolase 2 isoform X2, with protein sequence MGKRVKKKSRSLQKEKRVSTHSPKVAPQQTTPSVDVNERITVAVVKERKQCVHLGKGFNLNNLTVKLGSSDPLKCEDCREGVADRRGAKGKGKHGKKKGSVDSKSESKAIWVCLECGHFACGGVGLPTTPQSHVVRHARQTRHPLIIQWENPHLRWCFPCNTLIPVEMTEENGEKKDALLDVVNLIKTRSSQRSLVDVEDVWFGGGSVASEIKAEGTILSSTEGKSGYTVRGLVNLGNTCFFNSVMQNLLAIDKLRDFFFNQDISFGPLTIALKKLFTETKQETGIKNVISPRSFFGSICSKAPQFRGYQQQDSHELLRYLLDGLSSEELAVRKQVNASKENGISSKHGPTFVDVLFGGRICSTVSCIECEYSSTVYEPFLDLSLPVPTKKPATKKAQPASRSKKTKLPLKRGGRVRAKANKDTDAVPAQSSSNPSVSSESPCQTLSIIPHAENSMASSGDVVGLESVCLTTVADKSGLASQNFSTIPDTENEQVTEGTVEQTTNSFDDFSWMDYLGQETVTDEHDLTLQNKDVSTSQFSENIIPNDDIMESSQVSPVDGEPNLKLESSVNPWEEEVLAQVKSSEVLLLPYKEESVMDGDVMKGQAEASSVVGCGQDEADFDGFGDLFNEPEVSSGPVSGPSLANGTAETGFIAANNSESDPDEVDNSDSPVSVESCLAHFIKPELLSNDNAWECENCSKTLQRQRLEAKKKAKTTVETMIIGGKAQIQSPSSLDKDNLCSIEVKDHNGGINTDTCFNSSGASLVSDDENIDRTNQNYIKTESGQTDELNPIETQGDEQKVVGSSSVGEPSSTGYATAKDQMGDSQFSGNCGAKEDEEGTSRKVKVKRDATKRVLVDKAPPILTIHLKRFSQDARGRLSKLNGHVNFGDVLDLRPYMDPRCTDREKYVYRLLGVVEHLGTMRGGHYVAYVRGGQKSKGKAENESGSSVWYHASDAYVREVSLEEVLRCEAYILFYEKI
- the LOC8280654 gene encoding ubiquitin carboxyl-terminal hydrolase 2 isoform X5 is translated as MGKRVKKKSRSLQKEKRVSTHSPKVAPQQTTPSVDVNERITVAVVKERKQCVHLGKGFNLNNLTVKLGSSDPLKCEDCREGVADRRGAKGKGKHGKKKGSVDSKSESKAIWVCLECGHFACGGVGLPTTPQSHVVRHARQTRHPLIIQWENPHLRWCFPCNTLIPVEMTEENGEKKDALLDVVNLIKTRSSQRSLVDVEDVWFGGGSVASEIKAEGTILSSTEGKSGYTVRGLVNLGNTCFFNSVMQNLLAIDKLRDFFFNQDISFGPLTIALKKLFTETKQETGIKNVISPRSFFGSICSKAPQFRGYQQQDSHELLRYLLDGLSSEELAVRKQVNASKENGISSKHGPTFVDVLFGGRICSTVSCIECEYSSTVYEPFLDLSLPVPTKKPATKKAQPASRSKKTKLPLKRGGRVRAKANKDTDAVPAQSSSNPSVSSESPCQTLSIIPHAENSMASSGDVVGLESVCLTTVADKSGLASQNFSTIPDTENEQVTEGTVEQTTNSFDDFSWMDYLGQETVTDEHDLTLQNKDVSTSQFSENIIPNDDIMESSQVSPVDGEPNLKLESSVNPWEEEVLAQVKSSEVLLLPYKEESVMDGDVMKGQAEASSVVGCGQDEADFDGFGDLFNEPEVSSGPVSGPSLANGTAETGFIAANNSESDPDEVDNSDSPVSVESCLAHFIKPELLSNDNAWECENCSKTLQRQRLEAKKKAKTTVETMIIGGKAQIQSPSSLDKDNLCSIEVKDHNGGINTDTCFNSSGASLVSDDENIDRTNQNYIKTESGQTDELNPIETQGDEQKVLASQVAPDMQLLKIRWVTPSSQEIVEQRKMKKELLEK